A stretch of the Amycolatopsis sp. BJA-103 genome encodes the following:
- a CDS encoding enolase C-terminal domain-like protein, with amino-acid sequence MAKIVGMEVLDVRFPTSRELDGSDAMNPDPDYSAAYVVLHTDGGPDGYGLAFTIGRGNDVQAAAIRALEPHVVGRDVPTGAAALGDLSRALVGDSQLRWLGPEKGVAHMAIGAVVNAAWDLAARVAGLPVWRFAAEMSPEDLVSLVDFRYLSDALTEQEALDILRAAEPGRAERIARIERDGYRAYSTSPGWLGYSDAKLVRLAEQAVADGFEMIKLKVGGNLEDDVRRMKLARETVGPDIHVAVDANQRWDVSAAITWMTELAPYDPYWIEEPTSPDDVLGHAAIAKALAPIRVATGEHVQNRVVFKQLLQAGAISVLQLDAARVGGFNENLAILLLAAKFDVPVCPHAGGVGLCELVRHLSMFDFVAVSGSDADRSIEWVDHLHEHFTDPAVVTDGRYLAPSAPGFSARMHDATLRRFTFPEGPEWTEIASE; translated from the coding sequence ATGGCCAAGATCGTGGGCATGGAGGTGCTCGACGTCCGCTTCCCCACCTCGCGGGAGCTGGACGGTTCGGACGCCATGAACCCGGACCCGGACTACTCGGCCGCGTATGTCGTGCTGCACACCGACGGCGGCCCGGACGGCTACGGGCTCGCCTTCACCATCGGCCGGGGCAACGACGTCCAGGCCGCGGCGATCCGCGCGCTCGAACCGCATGTCGTCGGCCGGGACGTCCCCACCGGCGCGGCCGCGCTCGGCGACCTCTCGCGGGCGCTGGTCGGCGACTCGCAGCTGCGCTGGCTCGGCCCGGAAAAGGGTGTCGCGCACATGGCGATCGGCGCGGTGGTCAACGCCGCCTGGGATCTCGCCGCGCGCGTCGCCGGGCTCCCGGTCTGGCGGTTCGCCGCCGAGATGTCGCCCGAAGACCTGGTCTCCCTCGTCGACTTCCGCTACCTGTCCGACGCGCTGACCGAACAGGAGGCGCTCGACATCCTCCGCGCCGCCGAACCCGGCCGCGCGGAACGGATCGCCCGGATCGAGCGCGACGGATACCGCGCCTACAGCACGTCTCCCGGCTGGCTCGGCTACTCGGACGCGAAACTCGTCCGGCTCGCCGAACAAGCGGTCGCCGACGGCTTCGAGATGATCAAGCTGAAGGTGGGCGGAAACCTCGAGGACGACGTCCGCCGGATGAAGCTCGCCCGCGAGACCGTCGGCCCGGACATCCATGTCGCCGTGGACGCGAACCAGCGCTGGGACGTCTCGGCCGCGATCACCTGGATGACCGAGCTGGCGCCGTACGACCCGTACTGGATCGAGGAGCCCACGTCGCCCGACGACGTGCTCGGGCACGCCGCGATCGCCAAGGCGCTCGCCCCGATCCGCGTGGCCACCGGCGAGCACGTCCAGAACCGCGTGGTGTTCAAGCAGTTGCTGCAGGCGGGTGCGATCTCGGTGTTGCAGCTGGACGCCGCCAGGGTCGGCGGGTTCAACGAGAACCTGGCGATCCTGTTGCTGGCGGCCAAATTCGACGTCCCGGTGTGCCCGCACGCCGGCGGGGTGGGGCTGTGCGAACTCGTGCGGCACCTGTCGATGTTCGACTTCGTGGCGGTGTCCGGTTCCGACGCCGACCGGTCCATCGAGTGGGTCGACCACCTCCACGAACATTTCACCGATCCGGCCGTCGTGACCGATGGCCGGTACCTCGCGCCGTCCGCGCCGGGCTTCTCCGCCCGGATGCACGACGCGACCTTGCGCCGGTTCACCTTCCCCGAGGGTCCGGAATGGACGGAGATCGCCAGTGAGTGA
- a CDS encoding fumarylacetoacetate hydrolase family protein, producing MQLLRLGEPGSERPFVRAGDGTVRELSGLTSDIDGSFFASDGVARVAAALAAGELPEAGAEAAGARVGAPIARPGKVVCIGLNYRQHAEESGAAVPTEPVVFMKASDVVVGPEDDVLVPRNSTKTDWEVELAVVIGKTARYLDSVDEALEYVAGYAVSNDVSEREFQLERGGQWDKGKSCENFNPLGPWLVTADEVPDPQDLGLRLWVNGEKKQDSSTRDMIFTVAEIVHYLSQFMVLRPGDLINTGTPQGVALGQPDPKPYLREGDVIELEIDGLGRQRQTARQA from the coding sequence GTGCAGCTGTTGCGTCTCGGGGAGCCGGGAAGTGAGCGTCCGTTCGTACGTGCCGGGGATGGCACGGTGCGCGAGCTCTCGGGGCTGACCTCCGACATCGATGGCAGCTTCTTCGCGAGCGACGGTGTCGCCAGGGTCGCGGCCGCGCTGGCCGCCGGTGAGCTGCCCGAAGCCGGTGCCGAAGCCGCGGGGGCCAGGGTCGGCGCGCCGATCGCCCGGCCCGGCAAGGTCGTCTGCATCGGGCTCAACTACCGGCAGCACGCCGAGGAGTCCGGTGCCGCCGTGCCGACCGAGCCGGTCGTCTTCATGAAGGCCTCCGACGTCGTCGTCGGCCCGGAGGACGACGTGCTCGTGCCGCGGAACTCGACGAAGACCGACTGGGAGGTCGAGCTCGCCGTCGTCATCGGCAAGACCGCTCGCTATCTCGACAGCGTCGACGAAGCCCTGGAGTACGTCGCCGGGTACGCCGTCTCGAACGACGTGTCCGAGCGCGAGTTCCAGCTCGAACGCGGCGGCCAGTGGGACAAGGGCAAGTCGTGTGAGAACTTCAACCCGCTCGGCCCGTGGCTGGTCACCGCCGACGAGGTGCCCGACCCCCAGGACCTCGGCCTGCGGCTGTGGGTCAACGGCGAGAAGAAACAAGACTCCTCCACCAGGGACATGATTTTCACGGTCGCCGAGATCGTGCATTATTTGAGCCAGTTCATGGTGCTGCGTCCGGGCGACCTCATCAACACCGGAACCCCGCAGGGCGTGGCGCTCGGTCAGCCCGATCCCAAGCCGTACCTGCGGGAAGGTGACGTCATCGAGCTCGAGATCGACGGCCTCGGCCGCCAGCGCCAGACCGCGAGGCAGGCGTGA
- a CDS encoding Bcr/CflA family multidrug efflux MFS transporter, which produces MTIAPERVEETIARPSTTGRVRFVLILGGLSAFGPLSIDMYLPALPQMAGELRAADATVQLTLSAFIIGLAIGQLILGPLSDAIGRRKPLVAGLVLYMVGSLLCAFAPSAELLIAARGVQAFGAAAGIVIARATVRDFYSGTAMTKFFSLLMLVNGLAPILAPIIGGQILNWTSWRGVFVCLTVFGAILLAVVFFLLPEPLPEERRTPARFGSVMRKYASLFRDRGFLGYALASGLMFGSLFAYISGSSFALQGVYGLSPQAYSLVFGLNGIGIVAVGQLNGRIVGRFPERTLLTVGLVIAAVAGFGVLAAAVLDLGLIGLLIPLFVLVSSIGMVAPNASSLALADQARSAGSASALLGVLQFVVGGLATPLVGLGGAGTAVPMGITMAAFGVLALLAFGTMTRPSRALVVQAA; this is translated from the coding sequence ATGACCATCGCGCCCGAGCGAGTGGAAGAAACCATCGCGCGACCGAGCACGACCGGACGCGTGAGGTTCGTCCTGATCCTCGGCGGCCTGTCCGCCTTCGGGCCCCTGTCCATCGACATGTACCTGCCCGCGCTCCCGCAGATGGCGGGTGAGCTGCGCGCGGCGGACGCGACCGTCCAGCTGACGCTGAGCGCGTTCATCATCGGGCTCGCCATCGGCCAGCTGATCCTCGGACCGCTGTCCGACGCGATCGGCCGCCGCAAACCGCTCGTGGCCGGGCTCGTTCTCTACATGGTCGGCTCGCTCCTGTGCGCCTTCGCCCCGAGCGCCGAGCTGCTCATCGCCGCCCGCGGTGTCCAGGCCTTCGGTGCCGCGGCGGGCATCGTGATCGCCAGGGCGACCGTGCGCGACTTCTACTCCGGCACCGCGATGACGAAGTTCTTCTCGCTGCTCATGCTGGTCAACGGGCTCGCCCCGATCCTGGCGCCGATCATCGGCGGCCAGATCCTGAACTGGACCTCGTGGCGCGGCGTGTTCGTCTGCCTGACCGTGTTCGGCGCGATCCTGCTCGCCGTCGTCTTCTTCCTGCTGCCGGAGCCCCTGCCCGAGGAACGCCGCACGCCGGCGCGCTTCGGCTCGGTGATGCGGAAGTACGCGAGCCTGTTCCGCGACCGCGGCTTCCTGGGTTACGCCCTGGCTTCCGGGCTCATGTTCGGCAGCCTGTTCGCCTACATCTCCGGATCGTCCTTCGCGCTGCAGGGCGTCTACGGGCTCAGCCCGCAGGCGTACAGCCTGGTCTTCGGGCTCAACGGCATCGGCATCGTGGCCGTCGGCCAGCTGAACGGGCGCATCGTCGGACGCTTCCCCGAACGGACGCTGCTGACCGTCGGCCTCGTCATCGCGGCGGTGGCCGGGTTCGGCGTGCTGGCCGCGGCGGTGCTGGACCTGGGCCTGATCGGGCTGCTGATCCCGCTGTTCGTCCTGGTGTCGAGCATCGGCATGGTGGCGCCGAACGCGAGTTCGCTGGCGCTCGCCGACCAGGCGCGGTCCGCCGGTTCGGCGTCGGCGCTGCTGGGTGTGCTGCAGTTCGTCGTCGGCGGGCTGGCGACGCCGCTGGTCGGGCTGGGCGGCGCCGGTACCGCCGTGCCGATGGGGATCACCATGGCGGCCTTCGGTGTCCTCGCCCTGCTGGCCTTCGGGACCATGACGCGTCCTTCGCGGGCGTTGGTCGTTCAGGCTGCTTAG